AGgaatacataacataaaaatggTCAAGAAGTACTGTAGACAGTggagccacaagatggaaggaaCCTGTGTTTCTGAATCTCCACATGGAGGACACATGCTGATTAACCACACCTGCATTAGATTATTATCTAATAAGAAATAAAGCACTGTTGTGTTGAACCCTGAAAACTTGGGGGTTTATTTGTTGTGGCAGCTAATGTTACCCTGATACATGTGGGAAGAGCATTTGGTTGGGGGCAAGAGACCTGTAATCCAGGCCACGCTCTGACCTCACTGAGTTCCTTGGCCTTGGACGGTCACTCGGTCCACTCTAGTTAAGTGAATGGGGAGGCTAGGGGCTCTCAAAGGCCCTCACAATGTGCCTTCCTGCTTTCCTTCCAAGGTCTTCCAATTCTAGGATTAATGTACAGATCACTGGGGCTTGGGGGGATTAAGTGGTGCTCTCAACACACAGCAGTCTGGCTTCTGCCCCCACCCATTCACACAACCTGCCCTTACCAAGGTCTCCAGGGACCCCCATGGCTTCAGCCTCCTCTTACTTGATCTCTTGGAAACACCTGATTCCACCCATGGCTCCCTCCCGTTCCCGCCTTCCTTGGCTTCTTGACTCCTCTCTCCCAGGtcttcctcctgctcctcctgcttTTCCTTAGTGCCTTTCACAGAATTCTCATCCTCCACCCACCCCTTGATGTCAGCATCATCAAGATCAAGCTATCCTCGCCCTCCCTGCAATCTGTTGTCAACACAGCAGACccagtgatccttttaaaacatgTCAGATCACATTACAGCTCTGTTCCCCTTCTGGTTCCTTCATCGTTCAGAGTAAAGGCCCCAATCGGCACCGTGACCTTCAAAGCTCTCAccatctgcccctcccccagccctgccttttcTCTGTCCTTGTCTCTCCCCACTGCTTGCTCCATCCAGCTCTCTGGCCTCCTTGTGCTCCCTGGACACCTCAGGTGTGCTTCAGCCTCCAGACCTTTGCACCTGCCATTTCCACACCTCTTTCAGTCCTTTGTCATCTCTTCAGTGAGACCTTTGTTAAGTGATGGACCTCTTCAGATGGTCTATCACTTATTGAAGATAACAAttcctatcccaccccacccATACTCCCTATTCCCCTTCCCAGCGGGACCTTTCTCCCTAATAACCTTAACCATCTGACAgactaaatatttcatttattttgcttacaGTCAGCCTCCCCCTGATGGACAGGATGTGCAGGACTTTAGTTCCCTGCTGTATCGTCAGCACCAACAATACTTCCCAGCACATAGCCAGCACTCAATAAAGTGtgctgaataaacaaacaaataaataaataaactcactaCCTTGTCCCCAAACCTGCTCCTCCAGCTAGGCTCCCTTTCCCAGTGGGGGCACCACCACCCACTTTGTTATCCCAGCAAGGAATTCAGGGTCACCCTAACTTTCACTCTCCTCTTGCAAGCAGTCTGTCACCACACCCCAAAGCCCACCTCTTGGCTCCCAGGATCTCCCACCCATCCTCACACCTGGTTCAGGTCAGCACCCCTGGCATAAGCAGCAGTGTCCCGAGTGGGCTCCCACTCCAAGCTGACCCCTCAACCTATCCTGCACATTGAAGCAGAGCCAGCTTTAGGAACCAAAATATGACCCCATCACTTTCCTTTGAAACCCTCGTGGTTGGACAACATGCGGCCTTCCTCACAGGGGTAAAGGCCCTTCCCCATCCAGTCCCTGCCTCCTCCCAGGTCTCTCCCTTCCTCACACCATTCCTTGCACCCTCTGTGCTTTCTCACAGACTCCATGCCCTTTCCTCTCCCAGGAATACCCTTCCTGCATCCCTGTGCCAGATTACCTCCTTTTCATGTTGCAGAATCCCATGCTCCTGCCATTGGGCCTTTCCCTTGGGCTGAGCTGGGTGCAGAAGACAGAGTCAGAACACCTGAATTTGAGTCCTGGCTCCACTTACTAGCTGAACATGGCTGGGCTTCCATGTTTATTTATCAAGCATGAAAATAATAAGTGCCTTGAGGGTAATCAGAAGCATTAAATGATATAACAAACATTATTGTAGGTGCCTTACAAACATTGTGGGTgcttaatattatttctttctgtgAGCTTACAGTCTCTGTACTTCTACTTATCACAGCACTTTTCACCTTGGTCTGTAATTATCCCCCTGCCAGACCATGAGCCCCTGCAGGACAGGGACGGCCTCATTCAATTGTTTCCCTACAACTTGCCTAGAGCCAGCACCTTAGCCTTCAAATTAATTAACAAAGTGGCCACCAGAGGGCAGCCTCACACCCAGAATACAGCCAACCCAAACAAGTTCTTAAGTGGCCTGGCATCTGGGTGATGGAGCAGCAGCCTGACGGCTCCAGCAAAGAGGTTGGGTGTTTGGGATTCTTTGGCATTGCTGTGGGCTCTCCAGGCTTTGGGGTTTGATTATATGTGCTCTTAGtttgcctccccctcccctgtctCCTGGACCCAATTCCAAAGTGTGTGTTGCTCAGAAGGGGGGTCCCCCAtaccaacaagcaattctcagacacaAGCAGGTAGtagaattcaactcaattctgacactatctacccagagatagtGTCAAATCCCATTTAGGAGTCAGTCCTACTAGACTGtctccccaccgccccccccccccaggttgttacctgtgcttctgactgacaaggcccaaaagtcacttcattaacataacaaaaaacacctttatcactctcatcactttggaaattccaagggttttaggagctgtgCCAGAAATGCGCGAAGACCGAATATATATGTCTcgttataaatcacagtatcacacctTCCTCCTGGCCCATAGTGTAGGCACATGGGAAAATTACTCCAAATGAGCTGCATACAAAACCTCTcagcttctctttcctcctctgaaaaaagGGTAACCCCACTGCCTACTTCATAGGATTACTGTGAGACTTCAAAGGCATGTAAGGCATAGAGACTGACAAACTAAGTGCGTGGTGTAAGTTTGTCGAATGGGTGGATGCCCCGGAACTGCAACGTCTATGACCAAGTGAAGTCATGCAGGCAGTGTCCACACTCAGTAATGATGCCCGGTTCAGCCTCCCTGCTCACACTCCCCCGCATTCAGAGCAATGGTGATAAGAAAAGAGGGATTTTGGGGGCTGAGCTGATTGGGAATCTGACCCATTTGACTCCTCAGTCTCAGAATTTTAGGGACTGAAATGAGGGACTTAGAAGATTATCCTTTTCCAGTCCCACCCCATACTGGGACACCCTCTACAAAACTCCTCTTtggtttagaaaaaattttttttaatttacttattttttacttatttacttttggctgcattgggtcttggttgctgtgcgcgggctctctctagttgtggcgagcgggggctactcttcgttgcggtgcgcaggcttctcattgcggtggcttctcttgttgcagagcgtgggctctaggcacacgggcttcagtagttgtggcatgcaggctcagtagttgtggctcatgggctctagagcgcaggctcagtagttgtggcgcacgggcttagttgctccgcggcatgtgggatcttccctgaccagggcttgaacccgtgtcccctgcattggcaggcggattcttaaccactgcgccaccagggaagtccagtttaGAAGTATTGAGAAGCAAATGAGGAATGAATTTGTTAAAACATTGAGATGTTGCATGTTAATCATTAGAGGCCCCACTGACCCATCAACCCACTCACTCATTTCCCTACTTCACGAGAAACTTTCACCATGGTGGGAAGTGCCAATAGCCTCCaagaaaaataggtaaaatgtGCACTTTGGGGGGCAGTCAGGGTCATCCCAGCCTTAGACAAATGGTGTAGAAAGGAGATCCTAGGAAGGAGAGATGAAGGGACCAAACAGACCCTGAATCCTCAGGAAGCAGTTTCAGGCCAACTCCAAGGTAAGATACTGAACAAAATCGTTTCAATGCCTAGGTGAGATAATGGGGTGTTAAAGAGATGACGGGGTCGGGGGGTGCATTCACAAGGCTGAGTGGACCTAAAAGTATGGTGAGTCATGAGCAGCATGGTCTAGAAAGATGGAAGACAAGGAGAGAGAGGATCAGCATTCTGTTTCTGAATCGTGCTCTGGCTGACTTGGTTTCACTCCCATCAGCTGGGGAATGGAGTTGTGAGACTAACAACAAACAAACTGAACACTCAGGTTTGAAATTCCCCAAACCCTAGCATGTCAGGCTGGCCCTGATGCTGAGCTTGGCTTGAGGGCTGGTGTGTATTGGTGAGGGCTGGAGGGACAATACCAGTGGAAGCCTTGAAATGAGAGCTGAAATAAACTGGCTCTAGGCAGGACCCAGCCCTTTTCTCTGTGGGTCTTAAAGTTGCACTTTGTCACTCAGGtgagagaaaacaaaatcaaaactagAAATATTATGGAGGAGACTTTTGACTATCGGGGTCCCTTCCATCCCCAAGACTTTGTAAAATGTTCAGCAGCAAAAGAATATTGATACAAAATTCATTTGCAAACAGAATGTgtgagtttattttaatttttaactgaaattaattcacatatcataaaattcacccttttaaagtatgtAATTCAGTGCgttttggtatattcacaaagttgtgcaaccatcaacactaattccagaacatttcaaaACCTCCCCAAAAGAAATCCTATAGCCATTAGCAGCtattccccattccctcctcccccagcccctggcaaccactaatatactttctgtctctatggacttgcttactctggatatttcatataaatggaatcatacagtatgtggccttgtacgtctggtttctttcacttagcataatggtttCAAGGTTCACCtacgttgtagcatgtgtcagtacctctttcctttttaaggctgaacagtGTAAGAAATATTCCAtagaaacattttgtttatccactcattagGTGATGGACATTAGGGCTGTTTGAGCTTATTTTAAGTGAATGGTTatataaatgcattttctttctaCCTCTTCCCTCAAATTAAGGACAATCAGTAGCAAAATGAAGCAATGCAAGCAAGCAAACCAGCCAGCAACTGgtacttagaaaaagaaaagcagcctTGATTTTTAGGGTACGTCACTGAAGAATGGGGCCAAGATTATGGGGTCTAGCTTAAAACTCCTAATGCCTTCCAATCCCATGTCTGAGATAAGTCTACCCACTAAGACGTCAGTTAATCCACCGGGAAGTCCTTGGATCAGTAAGAAGAACTGAGAGCCATGGTCTGGATCAGTGTTTCTTAATCTGTCGTTCAGAGACTCCTAAGGTTTCATGGAAGTAACACAGGGCCACCAAGGGGGCTGGAGTGCAGGTGGACAGGGCTCTGAGCCCGGCCCCCATCCCTGCTTTAACTAAAGCAGCTCTCATTTTAATTGCTTTATTTGTTGAGGTTCCCTCTAAGTGTTCATCTGGAACAAATAAAGGGGGTCCATGGCTAAAAACCTGTTTGGCAACCACTGGCAGGTGGTGGTGGCATCCTTGGACTAGAGTTGGTGCTCCCTGGCAGCTGTTCTTACGAGTTCTTCTTAGGAACCTTGATGGTGATTGTCTTCACCTCTGTGTAGGCCTTAAGCCCAtcctcccccagctccctcccattgCCAGATTCCTTAAAGCCTCCGAATGGCGTGTGGCAGGTGACAATGTTGTAGGTGTTCACCCACACCGTCCCAGCTTGGAGTGCCTGTGTGAAGTACATGGCTTTGTCCAGGTCCTGGGTGAACACAGCAGCAGCCAAGCCATATCTGGTGTTGTTGGCCCTCTCAATCACCTCCTCCATCTTCCTGAACTTGAACAGAGGCTGCACAGGCCCGAAGATCTCCTCCTTGGCAATCCTCATGTCATCCTGCACACCACCAAAGACCGTGGGCTTGATGAAGAAGCCTCGCTCTCCAAAACGCTCCCCACCGCAGAGAAGTTTTGCCCCCTCCTTCTGGCCAAGCTGGATGTAGCCCAGGATTCGTTCAAACTGTTCCTTGTCCACCTGGGGCCCCTGCTGGGTGTCCAGCTCAAAGGGGTTCCCAACTTTCCTCTGCTTAGCTTTTTCCACAGTTCTCTCGAGAAACTCATCATAGATGGATTCTTCAACGAAGGTCCGGGAACCGGCACAGCAGCACTGACCCATGTTGAAGAACAGGGCTTCATGGCACTGCTCCACAGCATGGTCCATGTCGGCATCAGCCAGCACAATGCTCGGGCTCTTCCCACCCAGCTCCAGGGTGACTCTCTTGAGGTTGGAATCGCCGGCCGCCTTCTGGATCAGGTGGCCCACCTCGGTGGAGCCAGTGAAGGCAACTTTGTCGATATCCATGTGATGGGCAATGGCCGCTCCTGCTGTTGGGCCATAGCCTGTGATGATGTTTACCACCCCAGGGGGAAAGCCCGCCTCTTTGACGAGGGAGGCCAAGTACAGGGCAGAAAGGGGGGTCTGCTCTGCCACCTTCATGACCACAGTGTTGCCCGTGGCAAGTGCCGGGGCCAGCTTCCAGCCCTGCATGACCAAGGGGAAGTTCCACGGGATTATCTGGCCACAGACGCCAACAGGCTCGTGCCGGGTGAAGCAGAAATGCTCGCCATCCATGGGGATGGTCTTGCCATGCCACTTGTCAGCCCAGCCAGCAAAGTACCGGTATACCTTGATGACCTCATCCAGGTCCAAGACATAAGACTCCTGGAAAGGCTTCCCATTGTCCAGGGTCTCCAGTGAGGCCAAGTAGACACGATCCCGCTCCACTAGGTCAGCCAGGCGGTTCAGCAGCCGGCCCCGCTCTGAGGCATCCATTCAGCGCCATGGAGACCCCAGGTGGAAGGCCTCCCGGGCTGCTTTCACCGCCCGATCCACGTCAGCCCGGTCCCCTTCAGCCACGTGGCCGATGACCTCCCCCGTGGCAGGGCTGACTGTCGGGAAGGTCTTCTTGCTGACCGCGTCTTGCCACTCATTGTTGATGAACAGCTGGTTGTAGCGGATGTCTGCGttcaggatggggctggggagggctgcTGCTGAGGAGTACGGGGTGGCCAGACGGTGCAGGCAAAGGAGCCGGGGCACCAGGAAGCGCAGCATGCTGAGTACTCTGGAGAGGGACAGGAGCCAGGGTGAACAcggagagggaagcaggggtcCCCCAAAGGCCCATCAGCTCAGATGTTCCAAGATTCTAGCATAAAGGGGTGTCACCGCTGAAAACATGGATCATAAGGGGACAGAAGCCCTGAAGAACTCTCTGGTTCAATTCGTCATGTCCGATCTAGCCTCTTGCTTACTCCTTCACTTCTCCTGGGTCTtcgctcaaatgtcaccttcttagtaaggccttccctgaccaccctttaTAAAACTGCAACTTTCCTCAGCCCCAGGGCTCTCTCTCCCCCATACTGTGCTCTATTTTCCCCCATCTGACATACCAAATAGTATATGTACATGCTTCTATGTTTATTGTCTGCCTCTCCCCAACAAAATGggctccatgaaagcagggactttttttcctgtttcattcATTGCTATGTCCCTGATACCTAGAATTACGCTGCCTACAGAGTAGCTGCTCAGTGAGTAGTTATTAAATGACAGACAGAGGAAACATCAAAATATCCACAAAGGCTGTTTAACGGACCTACGGGTAGAGTAAAAACCCAAGGGACTCAGAACCAGAGTTGTTGAATGCTGAATGGGGTCGTGCGTATGAAAAGCCTGGCACACCCACCCAGGTCATCGGAGCTGGTGGCACCCTCAGaaaccagcccagcccagcccagtccCCCGGGGACCGGCTTCAGCTTTCCCAGGAGTGCAGTGAGTCCGGCAGCTGGAAAGAAGGCTCTGTTTACTCTTGCCTACAACTCTGAAAACAGTGtagactttatttaaaaaactataacATTTAAACAGTCTATAAAATTTGTTCAATGAAATTTAAATGGTATATAAATTTCCTAGATTCATTAAAGCAGTTACTCTCCAGCTAGGACATCAATCCCTCCACCTCTGCTGTCTCTCTTGAGCCTTACCCCACCAGCCCCCAAAAGGAATTGCACCTGCCCTACCCCAGCACACACACCCTCTGacactggggagggagaggagcagagaacTCATCCAGGAAAACAAGACCCCAGCCAGGTCGCTGGCCCCACGCAAATCAGTGCTGCCCAGGAAGCCATCCCTTGGAAGAAGCTGACCCAGCAGAACTGTCAGGGGTGCACACAGGTCCACTCTGCTCAGGACCCTGCCCCATGCTGGGACAGATGCAGCCTTGGGTCCAACAGGCCTGGGTCTGAGGAAGGAGGAGTCCCAGGGGAGGTCAGGATAAGGGGGATGGGGGGTCACTAATCCATGGGCTGGTGGTACAAGGGCTCAACAGGCAGGAGGGGTGGTCACAGACCAAGGCTGGCAAGCCTGCTTTCATGCCCAGCCAAGGCTGTTTCTACTCTAGGGGCCTAGGTGGGGTGTGCACTGGGCCTCCACCTGCATATGGGAAGAGGACTGCTCAAAGCACACCATGCTTTGCAGTTTGCAGGCCACCTTCTCAGTAGTTAACTGACCGAGGCTTCCAGCAGCTCTGATGACCCTCATTGTGGAAGAAAGCTGGGGATCAGAGAGGTTCTGGGACTCATTGAGGACACACAGCAATTAAGAATAGGAGCCTCAGGCTGGATTCCCACAGCCCTAGCTTTGTGTTTCTTCCGTACTATGGACAATTTCTTACAGTTCCCACTATTAGCGCCCAATGTGCCAAGGACCGGACCTTCTGGGTCATCGAGGACAGGGTGGCTCCCACCTCATCCTTTCTGCGGGGAGGCAGTGCGTGTCCTGGCCTCTCGGCTACAGTCAGGGGCCCAGTAGGCCCTGTGGGCGGGAGCGATGAGGCCGAGCTAACCGGGAAGGTTTCGAGGGTGTGAGTCCACGGGGCGATAAGGCGCCACCCCGGGACCCGGGTGCtggaaggaggggtgggaagcGTGAAGAGGTTCCTACAGTGCACGCCTCCGGGGCAGAAAGGCCGGTCCCCACGTGGGGAAGCCGAGACCCAGAGAGGAAGCCTCCACTGCAGGGAGGGGAGCTGCGGCCTGCCCGGGGGGCCGAGGGGGAAGGGCGCCAGTTACCTGCAGCAGGCTGGCGCTCGCGCTCGGGTGCACGTTCGGATTCTCGCAGCCTGGCCTCTGGCTGGGTGCTCGCCGCAGGCCCCGCCTCCGCGCAGTGGCGGGGCTCAGCCACCAATGAGGCTCCGCCTGCGCCTGGGGCGCCGCTGACCTCCCGCCCCGCTGCTAAGGCAGCTCCTCCCTCCGGGCGCAGGCGTGTTGGGGCTGCTGGGACTGGGGTGATGGGACTGGGGACTGGGGGCGGGGAGCGCCACACCTTTCCCACGTCCCAGCGCCCCCTACCCCGGCGGGTATCCCGCAACACGCCAGCGCTCTCCTCTCGCATCGCCGCTCGGAGCTGGAGTCCTAAGGCCCTCGTTGGGAGCAGAAACAAAGACGACGAATGGGCAGGAGTtctcaggtcacacagcaatCGGAGACTGGACCCcaattgtatttttcctttctctctcgcACACGATGCGCCTTGTTAGGTTACCATCATTTGAACCTCTCCTTAACCCCTTCTGGGTCtcccctctctctgttttttccttgtttcacTAATTTGACTGGCTTCCACTCTCTCTGCTCTTTTTCCCAgttgattttatatttgtgtttttaaaagctgcatttttaaaaaaaggacataaAGAGTATATGTGCAATGTAGAAAgcttggaaaacacagaaaaggatacaagaagaaaatatattactttcAATCCTTTCACCCCAAAGTTGCCATTAATCTTGCTGGTAttttttcctc
The window above is part of the Eubalaena glacialis isolate mEubGla1 chromosome 9, mEubGla1.1.hap2.+ XY, whole genome shotgun sequence genome. Proteins encoded here:
- the ALDH1B1 gene encoding aldehyde dehydrogenase X, mitochondrial; its protein translation is MDASERGRLLNRLADLVERDRVYLASLETLDNGKPFQESYVLDLDEVIKVYRYFAGWADKWHGKTIPMDGEHFCFTRHEPVGVCGQIIPWNFPLVMQGWKLAPALATGNTVVMKVAEQTPLSALYLASLVKEAGFPPGVVNIITGYGPTAGAAIAHHMDIDKVAFTGSTEVGHLIQKAAGDSNLKRVTLELGGKSPSIVLADADMDHAVEQCHEALFFNMGQCCCAGSRTFVEESIYDEFLERTVEKAKQRKVGNPFELDTQQGPQVDKEQFERILGYIQLGQKEGAKLLCGGERFGERGFFIKPTVFGGVQDDMRIAKEEIFGPVQPLFKFRKMEEVIERANNTRYGLAAAVFTQDLDKAMYFTQALQAGTVWVNTYNIVTCHTPFGGFKESGNGRELGEDGLKAYTEVKTITIKVPKKNS